CCTAGATTACTCCGTCTGCATTCTACGTAATCTTATTCCTGCTCACTCATTTACCATTAACCAAACTCATGTGTGATATCCTGCCAAGACTCCAGCTGTGGCAGCTGTTGCTTCCCCCAGTAATCCAGAAACCATTGAATAATCCCGGTTAGATCTGTTGTGCTGCAGCTGTAATGCCGGAAACCTTCCTCGCCTTCCTGCAAACGAATCTCCGCCACCATTTGCCCTGGTTCCTCAAGCGCAGCAGCCTGCATATACATACTTCCCTCCACCAGCTCCGAAGGTTTAAGTACTACGTATTCATGCAATTCCAGATTGGAGATCAACTCCACCAATAACGAGGCATTAATGCTATCATTCTCGTAGGTTGTGCCATTGCTTTCCAGTGTATAACGCAGTGTAGAGTACATGTGCGATTCCCCTTTGTATGAAATCATCGTTGGCTTAATGATACACGCTTATAACGACAGGTCGTTTATATTATAACTTTTTCATAAAAATGTAAAAAGGATTTTTCTTGTTTCGAGTCTTTTCTATGAAAAAAACCCTTGCAGAGTCCGAATTACAATTGACTGCGCAGAGGGTAATTTCAAGTGATACTCTTTGAATATTGTCTAAGCCTCATCCTTAAACTTAAAGCTGCGTGCAGCATACAGAAACGGCGTTCCAACCGCAGTTAATACAAATTTGATAATATACGTCGTCAGGAAGATTTCCAGCCAAACATCCCAAGGGTAGATGAACGCAAACGCGATTGTGCAGAACACTAGTGTATCCACAAATGAACTGATGATCGAACTACCGTTGGTACGTATCCACAACTGATTACGCCCGGGGGCCACCTTGCGCAGCCAGGAGTATAATCGAACATCCAGGAACTGACTGATGAAGTACGCCGTCAGACTTCCGAGGGCCAGACGTGGCAGCAGACCAAACAATGTTTTCATCGAATCCTGTGCAAAGTCCGTTGGTGCCGGTTCAAAGAACAACACCATCTGCATCAACACCGTCGTCATGATGAGCGTGAAGAATCCAAACCATACGGCTTTGCGTGCCTCACCTGGTCCATATTTCTCATTGAGCAGATCACTGGTCAGATACATGCTGACATACATCGTGTTACCAAGCGTCAGCACGATTCCCATGATATCTATCGTTTTGGTCACCTGAATGTTGGCTATAACCGTAGCCACACCAATCCAGGCATAGAGACCTTTTTTACCGAACAAGCGGTAACACAACAGGAAAAATCCATAAGTTACGAGAACAAAAACTGCTCCCCACCCTAAGTTAAACATAAATACATACACTGCCTTCCTAGTTTTGATTACGCGGGATGGTTACGAACCGCGGTTTGGCTCAGGGCCAAAACATGAATACTCTATCACATTTCTCGTCCCATGAACAGAACTAAATAACTCCAAGTGTGCCTGAGTGACTACGACCCCTTCTATATTCCTCCCGCTTCCCTCTCGACCATACGATTGTTTTGTACTTTCTTGCCTTACTCCGTTTATAGAAAAAGAAGACTG
The nucleotide sequence above comes from Paenibacillus sp. W2I17. Encoded proteins:
- a CDS encoding queuosine precursor transporter, which encodes MFNLGWGAVFVLVTYGFFLLCYRLFGKKGLYAWIGVATVIANIQVTKTIDIMGIVLTLGNTMYVSMYLTSDLLNEKYGPGEARKAVWFGFFTLIMTTVLMQMVLFFEPAPTDFAQDSMKTLFGLLPRLALGSLTAYFISQFLDVRLYSWLRKVAPGRNQLWIRTNGSSIISSFVDTLVFCTIAFAFIYPWDVWLEIFLTTYIIKFVLTAVGTPFLYAARSFKFKDEA